Below is a genomic region from Mesorhizobium sp. NZP2298.
ACGACTTGTCGGTTTTGAGCCTCAGAAAAAGTGCCTGCAGCAAATCGCCGGGCGCTGTCATATTCATTCCTCAAGCCGCTGTGCAACCGACAATGCGTTTCCAAGCCTGCCGGTTTCCCTGTGCCTTGCCAGATATAGCGTTGGCTACGGGAAAACGACGGCGATTCGTCATAAGAATTATGCATGCTGATGATCTCGAAAATACGACTTGCCGACAATCCCGCCGATAGATGCGGAAGACCAGGACCGGGAAGCCGCGCATCAAGCATCGGCGCCGCCCGGCAGGTAGCGCATGAATTTGGTGTCCCGCTTGCCTGACCGCGCGATCTTGCCTCATATGGATGGGTCCACGATGGAATGTTCCTTGCCGGCTCTAGCCAGGCAACGGGGGCATTTTCCCGAGATTTTCGGAGCTGATGATGCTCGATCCAGAAAAGGCCAGAGCCGCGTCCCGGTTGCTGGTGGACCATTGGGACAAGGGCACCCGTCTCGACGCCATACCCCTCGAGTTGCGGCCGCAAACGCGGATCGACGGTTACGCCATCCAGTCGCATGTGATGGATCGCTCAGCGGCCCCGCTTTTCGGCTGGAAGATCGCAGCAACCAGCCTCGCCGGACAAAGGCATATCAACGTCGACGGCCCGATGGCCGGGCGTCTCATCGCCGAGAAATCGGTCGAGGTTGGCGGGACCGTTTCGCTCGCGACGAGCAAGATGCGCGTGGCGGAGATCGAATTCGCCTTCCGCTTCGGCCGCCAGTTGCCGTCGCGTCCAGTACCCTATGAAATCGCCGAGGTGATGGAAGCCGTGGCGACCTTGCACCCGGCGATCGAAATACCGGACTCACGCTATGACGATTTCTGCGCCGTCGGAGCGCCGCAGCTCATAGCCGACAACGCCTGTG
It encodes:
- a CDS encoding 2-keto-4-pentenoate hydratase, which encodes MLDPEKARAASRLLVDHWDKGTRLDAIPLELRPQTRIDGYAIQSHVMDRSAAPLFGWKIAATSLAGQRHINVDGPMAGRLIAEKSVEVGGTVSLATSKMRVAEIEFAFRFGRQLPSRPVPYEIAEVMEAVATLHPAIEIPDSRYDDFCAVGAPQLIADNACANLFVIGEAIEDDWRDVNLAEHPVVGFVSGKSRHDGKGAAVLGDPRIALTWIVNELSGLGMALEPGQVVITGTCVTPISVEAGDEVIGDLGRFGRVSVRFI